Proteins encoded by one window of Flavobacterium sp. N502540:
- the ytxJ gene encoding bacillithiol system redox-active protein YtxJ, which yields MSFLNSIFGNSESTDTPKSNVNWTQLTDVAQLMEIEGISNEKPVVIFKHSTRCSISRMALKQFEREYTLEDTVGAYFLDLIAHRDVSNEIASRFNVYHESPQLILIRNGKAVYDVSHSDIDAEALKSKI from the coding sequence ATGAGTTTTTTAAATTCAATCTTCGGGAATTCGGAGTCAACAGATACCCCAAAAAGCAATGTAAATTGGACCCAATTAACCGATGTTGCCCAATTAATGGAAATCGAAGGAATATCCAACGAAAAACCGGTAGTCATTTTTAAACATAGTACAAGATGCAGTATTAGTCGTATGGCTTTGAAGCAATTTGAACGTGAATATACTTTAGAAGATACTGTAGGTGCTTATTTTTTGGATTTAATAGCACATCGTGATGTCTCAAACGAAATTGCATCGCGATTCAATGTTTACCATGAATCTCCACAATTAATCCTGATCAGAAACGGGAAGGCTGTTTATGATGTTTCTCACAGCGATATTGATGCAGAAGCATTGAAAAGTAAAATATAG
- a CDS encoding DUF2157 domain-containing protein has protein sequence MNKFDDQATKGLWERGLLSKNKYEEITSYRGLNIFSLNAELKLALYLSVLLFTSGIGILIYKNIDSIGHIAILSLLLIVIGVCFYFCFKNAKGFQKIETTFEHPVLEYLVLAATILTCIFIGYLQFQYQTFGTHYGLATLIPTLVSFFCAYYFDNKSVLTIAITGLAAYVGLSVTPQDLVNNSNFYQDPSLSYSAILLAVLLILWTVYSSRIQLKPHFNIIYHTFALHIASIALIHNLTDSYTDGIWLLFAIVLAVSTYYFYKVSYKLKAISLYVFMIIYAYIGLNIFVFRVFESINFSDIWELFILILPLYFIGSIILFIKLIKKFNKEIAA, from the coding sequence ATGAATAAGTTTGATGATCAGGCCACCAAAGGCCTTTGGGAAAGGGGATTATTGAGTAAAAATAAGTATGAGGAAATTACATCCTATCGCGGATTGAATATTTTTTCACTAAATGCAGAACTTAAATTAGCCCTGTACTTGTCTGTATTGTTGTTTACTTCAGGAATCGGAATTTTAATTTACAAAAATATTGATTCCATAGGTCACATAGCAATTCTTTCGCTGTTGTTGATTGTTATTGGAGTTTGTTTTTACTTCTGTTTTAAAAATGCCAAAGGATTTCAAAAAATAGAAACCACCTTTGAGCACCCGGTTTTAGAATACCTGGTTCTGGCCGCTACTATACTTACTTGTATTTTTATTGGGTATTTACAGTTTCAGTACCAAACCTTCGGAACGCATTACGGACTGGCGACTTTAATTCCAACTCTGGTAAGTTTCTTTTGTGCGTATTATTTCGATAATAAAAGCGTTTTGACAATCGCAATTACCGGTTTGGCAGCTTATGTCGGACTTTCTGTTACACCACAGGATTTGGTGAATAATAGTAATTTCTACCAGGATCCAAGTTTAAGTTATTCGGCAATTTTATTGGCTGTTTTACTTATTTTATGGACGGTTTACAGCTCCAGAATTCAATTAAAACCCCATTTCAATATCATTTATCACACTTTTGCTTTGCACATTGCCAGTATTGCATTAATTCATAATCTGACGGATTCTTATACGGATGGTATTTGGCTGCTTTTTGCAATTGTTTTGGCTGTGTCAACGTATTATTTTTATAAAGTAAGTTACAAGCTTAAAGCTATTTCATTGTATGTTTTTATGATTATTTATGCTTATATAGGTCTCAATATATTCGTATTTAGAGTTTTTGAGAGCATTAATTTTTCTGATATCTGGGAATTATTTATTTTAATCCTTCCTTTATATTTTATAGGCTCAATCATACTATTCATCAAATTAATTAAGAAATTCAATAAAGAAATTGCAGCATGA
- the argH gene encoding argininosuccinate lyase, whose protein sequence is MKLWEKGIPTAKQIEQFTVGNDRELDLVLAKYDALGSIAHAKMLGQIGLLTQEETTSLVDVLNEIIADVAVGNFEIENSFEDVHSKIEYLLTVKLGDAGKKIHTARSRNDQVLVDVHLYLKDELKAIKEQVKTLFDLLMESAEKHQNVLLPGYTHLQIAMPSSFGMWFSAYAESLIDDITMLNAASKVVDQNPLGSAAGYGSSFPINRTFTTQELGFETLKFNAVAAQMSRGKAEKTVAFAMSSVAATLSKFAMDVCLYMSQNFDFISLPSHLTTGSSIMPHKKNPDVFELIRGKCNKIQSLPYEITLITNNLPSGYHRDFQLLKEGLFPAIQNLKACLDIAIFSVKDITVKDNILKDKKYDYLFTVDTLNEMVVAGIPFRDAYKEVAEQLEAGTYQSPKETKHTHEGSINNLCLNAIKDKMKAAL, encoded by the coding sequence ATGAAACTTTGGGAAAAAGGAATACCAACAGCTAAACAAATCGAGCAATTTACCGTTGGAAACGACCGGGAACTTGATTTAGTTCTTGCAAAATACGATGCACTGGGATCCATTGCACATGCCAAAATGCTCGGACAAATTGGTTTATTAACTCAGGAAGAAACCACTTCTTTAGTAGATGTATTAAATGAGATTATTGCTGATGTTGCCGTTGGAAATTTCGAAATAGAAAACAGTTTTGAAGACGTACACTCCAAAATAGAGTATTTACTCACCGTAAAACTAGGAGACGCCGGAAAAAAAATCCACACAGCGCGTTCCCGTAACGATCAGGTTTTGGTAGACGTTCATTTGTATTTAAAAGACGAGTTAAAAGCAATAAAAGAGCAGGTAAAAACACTTTTTGATTTGTTGATGGAATCTGCAGAGAAACATCAGAATGTCTTGTTACCCGGATATACACATTTGCAGATCGCGATGCCATCGTCTTTTGGAATGTGGTTTTCAGCCTATGCCGAAAGCTTAATTGATGACATTACCATGTTAAATGCAGCCTCGAAAGTAGTCGACCAGAATCCGCTGGGATCTGCTGCAGGGTACGGAAGCTCATTCCCAATCAACAGAACTTTTACTACTCAGGAATTAGGATTTGAAACCCTAAAATTCAATGCCGTTGCAGCTCAAATGAGCCGTGGAAAAGCCGAGAAAACTGTAGCATTTGCTATGAGTAGTGTCGCTGCAACCTTGTCAAAATTTGCCATGGACGTTTGTTTGTATATGAGCCAGAACTTTGATTTTATAAGTTTGCCATCGCATCTTACAACAGGTTCCAGTATTATGCCTCACAAGAAAAACCCGGATGTTTTTGAATTGATCAGAGGAAAATGCAATAAGATTCAGTCACTTCCTTACGAAATAACTTTAATCACCAATAATTTACCAAGTGGTTATCACAGAGACTTTCAGCTCTTAAAAGAAGGTTTGTTTCCTGCGATTCAAAACTTAAAAGCCTGTCTGGATATTGCTATTTTTTCTGTAAAAGATATTACCGTAAAAGACAACATACTGAAAGATAAAAAATACGATTATTTGTTTACAGTAGATACTTTAAACGAAATGGTAGTGGCTGGTATACCTTTCAGAGACGCGTACAAAGAAGTTGCGGAACAATTGGAAGCCGGAACGTACCAATCGCCTAAAGAAACAAAACACACCCATGAAGGCAGTATCAATAATTTATGCCTGAATGCTATTAAAGATAAAATGAAAGCAGCTTTATAA
- a CDS encoding T9SS type A sorting domain-containing protein, producing the protein MKENLRTFLILFITGISFTTNGYSQESVVVSGGNATGNGGSSSYSVGQIAYTSLPGGANGFALQGVQQAYEIISLGNDEFKSITLAMTAYPNPAVDVLSLAVATNEWNDLSCQLFDSTGKMVSKNLKVTNPETSIPMQGVNSGIYFLTVSNSGKTIKTFKIIKK; encoded by the coding sequence ATGAAAGAAAATCTACGCACTTTTTTAATTTTATTTATTACAGGTATTTCATTTACAACCAATGGCTATTCACAAGAGAGTGTAGTAGTTTCGGGTGGAAATGCTACCGGGAATGGAGGTAGCTCGAGTTACTCAGTAGGACAGATTGCCTACACAAGTTTGCCCGGAGGAGCTAATGGCTTTGCTTTGCAAGGTGTTCAACAGGCTTATGAAATAATCAGCCTCGGGAATGACGAATTTAAAAGTATTACTCTTGCAATGACCGCTTATCCCAACCCCGCTGTTGATGTACTTAGTTTGGCTGTTGCTACAAACGAATGGAATGATTTATCCTGCCAATTGTTTGACAGCACCGGAAAAATGGTATCCAAGAACTTAAAAGTTACCAACCCTGAAACGAGCATACCCATGCAAGGGGTAAATAGCGGCATTTATTTTCTGACTGTAAGCAATAGCGGTAAAACGATAAAAACGTTTAAAATCATAAAAAAATAA
- a CDS encoding N-acetylornithine carbamoyltransferase, with protein sequence MNYISIQDIDSLSKWVKGALKIKKNPLKNQALGKNKTLGMLFFNPSLRTRLSTQKAAVNLGMNVMVMNFTNEGWTLEFEDGAIMDSGASEHIKEAAEVVSQYCDIIAIRAFAGLADKEKDYAETVISGFLKHATVPIVNMESAVRHPMQSLADAITMEEYKTKHKPKVVLSWAPHPKALPQAVANSFVEMMQMQKDMDFVITHPEGYELSPEITKDCKIEYDQNKAFENADFVYVKNWSNFNDYGKVTNTDPNWTVTAEKMALTNNGKFMHCLPVRRNVIVSDEVLDGKNSIVIQQANNRTYSAQLVLQKILKKL encoded by the coding sequence ATGAATTATATTTCAATACAAGATATCGACTCCTTATCAAAATGGGTGAAAGGTGCGTTAAAAATTAAAAAGAACCCACTTAAAAATCAGGCTTTAGGGAAGAATAAAACCTTAGGAATGTTATTTTTTAATCCAAGTTTAAGAACGCGTCTGAGTACTCAGAAAGCGGCTGTGAACTTAGGGATGAATGTTATGGTAATGAATTTTACCAACGAAGGCTGGACGTTAGAATTCGAAGATGGAGCCATTATGGATTCAGGTGCGTCAGAGCACATTAAAGAAGCTGCAGAAGTAGTGTCACAGTATTGCGATATTATTGCAATTCGTGCTTTCGCAGGTTTGGCAGACAAAGAAAAAGATTATGCTGAAACGGTAATTTCAGGATTTTTGAAACACGCAACCGTACCCATTGTAAATATGGAAAGTGCCGTACGTCATCCGATGCAATCTTTAGCGGATGCTATTACCATGGAAGAATACAAAACCAAGCATAAACCCAAAGTAGTACTTTCCTGGGCGCCTCATCCAAAAGCTTTGCCACAGGCCGTTGCCAATTCATTCGTAGAAATGATGCAAATGCAAAAAGATATGGATTTTGTAATCACACATCCGGAAGGTTACGAATTAAGCCCTGAAATCACAAAAGACTGTAAAATAGAATACGATCAGAACAAAGCGTTTGAAAATGCCGATTTTGTGTACGTAAAAAACTGGAGCAATTTTAACGACTACGGAAAAGTAACCAATACAGACCCAAACTGGACTGTTACAGCCGAGAAAATGGCTTTAACCAACAATGGGAAATTCATGCATTGTCTTCCTGTTCGTCGTAACGTTATTGTAAGCGATGAAGTACTCGACGGTAAGAATTCAATTGTAATTCAGCAGGCCAATAACAGAACATATTCAGCGCAGTTAGTTTTACAGAAGATTTTGAAAAAACTTTAA
- the proB gene encoding glutamate 5-kinase, producing MSKKRILLKIGSNTLTKETNHISRGKIEDLGMQIAALNKEYEFVIVSSGAIAAAKQFVKLESKGKEIVVKQALASIGQPHLMRIFHENFSDLGLLTSQCLLSYSDFEKEQSKVNIVNTINVLVENNYIPIINENDTVATDEIRFGDNDKLAALTAVLLNVDILIIATNTNGIYTKDSIHDEIPETIKLVKDLRILENEIGESKSSHGTGGMQSKIEAAAIAKAANIETWIVNGLNDNFILKALKDEIPFTKII from the coding sequence ATGAGTAAGAAGAGGATTTTATTAAAAATAGGAAGTAATACTTTAACCAAAGAAACCAATCATATTTCACGGGGAAAGATCGAAGACCTCGGAATGCAGATTGCAGCTTTAAATAAAGAGTACGAGTTTGTAATTGTGAGTTCCGGAGCAATCGCAGCGGCAAAGCAATTTGTAAAGCTCGAAAGTAAAGGAAAAGAAATTGTTGTGAAACAAGCCCTAGCATCAATCGGGCAGCCACATTTGATGCGGATTTTCCACGAGAATTTCAGCGATTTGGGATTATTGACATCACAATGTTTATTGTCTTATTCTGATTTCGAGAAAGAGCAGTCTAAAGTCAATATTGTCAATACTATAAACGTTTTGGTAGAGAACAATTACATTCCGATTATTAATGAAAATGATACGGTTGCTACAGATGAGATCCGGTTTGGAGACAACGATAAACTGGCAGCACTGACAGCCGTTCTTTTAAATGTTGATATTTTGATTATTGCCACCAATACAAATGGGATTTATACCAAAGATTCGATTCACGATGAAATTCCTGAAACGATCAAACTGGTAAAGGATTTAAGAATATTGGAAAATGAAATTGGAGAATCAAAATCATCACATGGAACAGGAGGGATGCAGTCGAAGATAGAAGCTGCCGCAATTGCAAAAGCTGCCAATATTGAAACCTGGATCGTTAACGGTTTAAATGATAATTTTATTTTGAAGGCTTTAAAGGATGAGATTCCCTTTACTAAAATAATCTAA
- the argB gene encoding acetylglutamate kinase yields the protein MKVTVIKIGGNIIDNPAELEQFLTDFSKIKGHKVLVHGGGKSATKMAQSIGLVPQMVDGRRITDAAMLDVVVMIYAGQINKHIVAQLQSKDNNAIGFSGADGNLIQSVKRNHPTIDYGFVGDVKQVNTKLLATLLENGIVPVFCAITHDKNGQLLNTNADTIASELSIALSEVFEVTLTYCFEKQGVLQDSEDDTSVITEINEALYNKLKEEKVIHSGMIPKLDNCFNSLSRGVQQIKIGHHKMLQNSEILHTSITL from the coding sequence ATGAAAGTTACAGTAATAAAAATAGGTGGAAACATCATCGACAATCCGGCGGAACTAGAGCAATTCTTAACTGATTTTTCTAAAATAAAAGGTCATAAAGTACTAGTTCATGGTGGAGGAAAATCGGCTACAAAAATGGCTCAGAGTATTGGATTGGTGCCGCAAATGGTTGATGGACGCCGAATTACAGATGCTGCAATGCTTGATGTTGTGGTCATGATTTACGCAGGCCAAATCAACAAACATATTGTAGCGCAATTACAGTCAAAAGACAACAATGCGATAGGATTCTCTGGAGCTGATGGAAATTTAATCCAGTCTGTAAAACGAAACCACCCTACAATCGATTATGGCTTTGTGGGAGATGTAAAACAAGTTAACACCAAGTTATTGGCTACGTTATTAGAAAACGGAATTGTTCCTGTTTTCTGTGCCATCACACACGACAAAAACGGACAATTATTAAACACCAATGCCGATACCATTGCAAGTGAGTTATCCATTGCTTTGTCTGAAGTTTTTGAGGTTACATTGACCTATTGTTTTGAAAAGCAAGGCGTTTTGCAGGATTCAGAAGACGATACATCAGTGATAACCGAAATCAACGAAGCTTTATACAACAAACTTAAAGAAGAAAAAGTGATCCATTCCGGAATGATTCCAAAATTAGATAATTGCTTCAATAGTTTGTCAAGAGGAGTGCAGCAAATTAAAATCGGACACCACAAAATGCTTCAAAATTCGGAGATTCTGCATACAAGCATTACGTTATAA
- a CDS encoding M20 family metallo-hydrolase yields MKNIETLTKEAISLLKSLIETPSFSSEEDQTALLIENWFNQNEIPFQRENNNVWAFNKYFDENKPTLLLNSHHDTVKPNQAYTNDPFKAIEKDGKLFGLGSNDAGGCLVSLLATFVHFYENQNLSHNIVIVASAEEESSGKNGLNSVLKHLPELDCAIVGEPTLMQLAVAEKGLLVLDVKVKGTASHAAHQNDDNAIYKSIPVMEWFKNYKFDKISEVLGPVKMTVTQISAGKQHNVVPSECDLVVDIRVTDCYSNTEILEVVKANINAEVTPRSMHLNASSIPVAHGLVQAGIALGRTTYGSPTLSDQSVLSCQSLKLGPGETLRSHSADEFIFVNEIEEGIDLYIKILNGFFKL; encoded by the coding sequence ATGAAAAATATAGAAACGCTTACTAAAGAAGCAATTAGTTTATTAAAAAGTCTTATCGAGACCCCTTCCTTTTCAAGTGAAGAAGACCAAACAGCCCTTTTAATCGAAAATTGGTTCAATCAAAACGAAATTCCTTTTCAAAGAGAAAACAATAATGTGTGGGCTTTCAACAAATATTTCGATGAAAATAAACCAACACTTTTATTAAACTCACACCACGATACGGTAAAACCCAATCAGGCTTATACTAACGATCCGTTTAAAGCCATCGAAAAGGATGGGAAACTATTTGGATTAGGAAGTAATGATGCCGGAGGCTGTCTGGTTTCGTTGCTGGCAACATTTGTGCATTTCTACGAAAACCAAAACTTATCACATAATATCGTTATTGTAGCTTCTGCCGAAGAAGAAAGCAGCGGAAAGAATGGTTTAAACAGCGTTTTAAAGCACTTACCAGAATTAGATTGCGCTATTGTGGGCGAACCTACTTTAATGCAATTGGCGGTTGCCGAAAAAGGATTGTTGGTTTTAGACGTAAAAGTCAAAGGAACCGCAAGTCATGCCGCACATCAAAACGACGATAATGCTATCTATAAATCAATTCCCGTAATGGAATGGTTTAAAAATTATAAATTCGATAAAATTTCGGAGGTTCTGGGTCCTGTAAAAATGACCGTAACGCAAATCAGTGCAGGAAAACAGCACAATGTAGTACCCTCAGAATGCGATTTAGTAGTCGATATTCGTGTGACTGACTGTTATTCGAACACAGAGATTCTTGAAGTAGTAAAAGCCAATATAAACGCCGAAGTAACGCCAAGATCAATGCATCTGAATGCCTCATCAATTCCGGTTGCACATGGTTTGGTACAAGCAGGAATCGCTTTAGGAAGAACTACTTATGGCTCACCTACACTTTCAGATCAGTCCGTTTTAAGCTGTCAGTCTTTAAAATTAGGACCTGGAGAAACCTTACGTTCACATTCAGCAGACGAATTTATTTTTGTAAATGAAATTGAAGAAGGAATCGATTTGTATATCAAAATACTAAACGGGTTCTTTAAATTATAA
- a CDS encoding glutamate-5-semialdehyde dehydrogenase has translation MNPLSIEKRNLVLRAMAQLVEQERNQIILTNQEDLADYDGSDLAMEERLKVDDKKVDEMILSLNQLASQEDPVGVERFHFVHDNGIKVINKTAAFGTILIIYESRPDVTIEAGGIAFKSGNKILLKGGKEALKSNLKIVSLWHQALEKNGVSKDWVEYLNYNRTETQAFLEKPTQKVDLIVPRGGEKLIEFVKAHASCPVIVSGRGNNFVYVHEKADTDLALKIIINAKTSKISACNAVDKVLIDSKLPNFEGFTAILIEELKQYKVEVIVDESLKSFEDTETLQNEDIWYEEFLDYKIVIGAIDSEENAIEKINKYCGGHSAVIITRDDKAAQEFMDAVDTAAVYQNASTRFTDGGQFGLGGELAISTDKLHQRGPIGLQHLVTNKWYVYGEGQIR, from the coding sequence ATGAACCCATTATCAATTGAAAAACGTAATCTGGTTTTGCGTGCTATGGCGCAGCTGGTCGAGCAGGAGCGGAACCAGATTATCTTAACCAATCAGGAAGATCTTGCTGATTATGACGGCTCAGACTTAGCAATGGAAGAGCGTTTAAAGGTAGATGATAAAAAAGTGGATGAAATGATTTTATCACTCAATCAACTGGCTTCACAAGAAGATCCGGTTGGAGTAGAACGTTTTCATTTTGTTCATGATAATGGCATAAAAGTGATTAACAAAACGGCCGCTTTCGGGACGATTTTAATCATTTACGAATCCCGCCCCGATGTTACAATTGAAGCTGGGGGAATAGCTTTTAAATCCGGAAATAAGATTTTATTGAAAGGTGGAAAAGAAGCTTTAAAATCGAATTTGAAAATTGTGAGTTTATGGCATCAGGCTTTAGAGAAAAACGGAGTTTCAAAGGACTGGGTGGAATATTTGAATTATAATCGCACAGAAACTCAGGCCTTTTTAGAAAAACCAACTCAAAAAGTAGATTTAATTGTTCCAAGAGGAGGAGAAAAGTTAATTGAGTTTGTCAAAGCACACGCCAGCTGCCCGGTTATTGTAAGCGGACGAGGAAATAATTTTGTCTACGTTCATGAAAAAGCAGATACGGATTTGGCTTTAAAAATAATTATAAATGCCAAAACTTCTAAAATTTCAGCTTGTAATGCAGTTGATAAGGTTTTAATAGATTCGAAGCTGCCTAATTTTGAAGGATTTACAGCTATTTTAATTGAAGAGCTAAAACAATATAAAGTAGAAGTAATTGTTGATGAGTCACTAAAAAGTTTTGAAGATACTGAAACACTTCAAAATGAAGATATTTGGTACGAAGAGTTTCTGGATTATAAAATCGTAATTGGAGCTATTGATTCTGAAGAAAATGCAATCGAAAAAATAAATAAATATTGTGGAGGACACTCGGCAGTAATTATTACTAGGGACGATAAGGCAGCACAGGAATTTATGGATGCTGTGGATACCGCAGCGGTTTATCAAAATGCTTCAACACGTTTTACAGATGGAGGACAGTTTGGTCTGGGAGGTGAATTAGCGATAAGTACCGATAAATTGCATCAGCGGGGTCCTATCGGACTTCAGCATCTCGTAACCAATAAATGGTACGTGTACGGAGAGGGGCAAATTAGGTAA
- the clpB gene encoding ATP-dependent chaperone ClpB, with the protein MNINKFTIKSQEAIQLSQQLAQRNGQQQIENEHIFKAIFEVDENVAPFILKKLNVNVPLFLQILDSTIASFPKVSGGDILLSRDANKALNEAEIIAQKMNDEYVSIEHLILAIFDSKSKVSQILKDQGVTGKGLKAAIEELRKGERVTSASAEETYNSLNKYAKNLNELARTGKLDPVIGRDEEIRRVLQILTRRTKNNPMLIGEPGVGKTAIAEGLAHRIVDGDVPENLKDKIVFSLDMGALIAGAKFKGEFEERLKAVVKEVTSAEGDIVLFIDEIHTLVGAGGGEGAMDAANILKPALARGELRAIGATTLDEYQKYFEKDKALERRFQKVLIDEPDTESAISILRGIKEKYETHHKVQIKDEAIIAAVELSQRYITNRFLPDKAIDLMDEAASKLRMEINSKPEELDVLDRKIMQLEIEIEAIKREKEESKLKILGMDLANLKEERNEIYARWKSEKDIVDGIQAVKLEIEGFKYEAERAERDGDYGKVAEIRYGKIKEAQERQEVLQKQLLEFQSGNSLIKEEVTREDIAEVVAKWTGIPVMKMLQTEREKLLHLEDELHKRVVGQEEAIEAVSDAVRRSRAGLQDMKKPVGTFLFLGTTGVGKTELAKALAEYLFDDENAMTRIDMSEYQERHSVSRLVGAPPGYVGYDEGGQLTEAVRRKPYSVILLDEIEKAHPDTFNILLQVLDEGRLTDNKGRLADFKNTIIIMTSNMGSQIIQDKFENLKGSIESATESAKVEVLGLLKQTVRPEFINRIDEIVMFTPLTVDNISKIVGLQLKSVTKMLALQGITMDATPEAIAYLSDKGYDPQFGARPVKRIVQREVLNQLSKEILAGKITTDSIILLDAFDGQLVFRNQTHKEE; encoded by the coding sequence ATGAATATAAATAAATTTACAATAAAGTCTCAGGAAGCCATACAGCTGTCACAGCAACTGGCGCAACGCAATGGACAACAACAGATTGAAAATGAACACATTTTTAAAGCTATTTTTGAAGTAGATGAAAATGTTGCTCCGTTTATTTTGAAAAAACTAAATGTAAACGTACCGCTGTTTTTACAAATATTAGACAGCACTATTGCAAGTTTTCCAAAAGTTTCGGGAGGAGATATATTACTTTCCAGAGACGCAAATAAAGCATTGAATGAAGCAGAAATTATTGCCCAAAAAATGAACGATGAATACGTTTCTATCGAACATTTAATTTTGGCTATTTTTGATTCTAAAAGCAAAGTTTCACAGATTTTAAAAGATCAGGGCGTTACTGGTAAAGGACTTAAAGCTGCCATTGAAGAACTTCGAAAAGGAGAACGAGTAACATCGGCTTCAGCTGAAGAAACGTATAATTCATTAAATAAATACGCTAAAAATCTAAACGAACTGGCTCGTACCGGAAAACTAGATCCTGTTATAGGCCGTGACGAAGAAATCCGTCGTGTATTGCAGATTTTGACGCGAAGAACCAAAAACAATCCAATGTTAATCGGAGAACCGGGAGTTGGTAAAACGGCTATTGCCGAAGGACTGGCGCACCGAATTGTAGATGGTGACGTGCCGGAAAACTTAAAAGATAAAATCGTTTTCTCATTGGATATGGGAGCATTGATTGCAGGTGCAAAGTTCAAAGGTGAATTTGAAGAACGTTTAAAAGCAGTAGTAAAAGAAGTTACTTCTGCCGAAGGAGATATTGTTTTATTCATTGATGAAATTCACACGCTTGTGGGTGCAGGTGGAGGAGAAGGTGCGATGGATGCGGCTAATATTCTGAAACCGGCTTTGGCCCGTGGTGAGTTAAGAGCCATTGGAGCAACAACTTTGGACGAGTATCAAAAGTATTTTGAAAAAGATAAAGCGCTGGAACGTCGTTTCCAAAAAGTTTTAATCGATGAGCCGGATACGGAAAGCGCGATTTCAATTTTACGTGGAATCAAAGAAAAATATGAAACGCATCATAAAGTTCAGATTAAAGATGAGGCCATTATTGCTGCGGTAGAATTGTCACAACGCTACATTACCAATCGTTTTTTACCGGACAAAGCTATCGATTTGATGGATGAAGCCGCTTCTAAATTACGTATGGAAATCAATTCAAAACCCGAAGAACTGGATGTTTTAGATCGTAAAATCATGCAGCTGGAGATTGAAATTGAAGCTATTAAGCGTGAAAAAGAAGAAAGCAAACTGAAAATACTGGGTATGGATCTCGCGAACTTAAAAGAAGAGCGTAACGAGATCTATGCAAGATGGAAATCTGAAAAAGATATTGTAGACGGAATTCAGGCGGTAAAACTCGAAATAGAGGGCTTTAAATACGAAGCGGAGCGTGCGGAACGTGACGGAGATTATGGAAAAGTAGCCGAAATTCGTTACGGTAAAATAAAAGAAGCGCAGGAACGTCAGGAGGTGTTGCAAAAACAATTGCTGGAGTTTCAATCCGGTAATTCTTTGATTAAAGAAGAAGTAACCCGTGAAGATATTGCTGAAGTGGTTGCAAAATGGACCGGAATTCCGGTGATGAAAATGCTTCAGACGGAAAGAGAAAAATTATTGCATTTGGAAGACGAATTGCACAAACGTGTGGTAGGTCAGGAAGAGGCAATTGAAGCAGTAAGTGATGCCGTACGCAGAAGCCGTGCCGGTTTGCAGGATATGAAAAAACCCGTTGGAACGTTCTTGTTTTTAGGAACTACCGGAGTGGGTAAAACGGAGCTGGCTAAAGCTTTGGCAGAATATCTTTTTGATGACGAAAATGCCATGACCCGTATCGATATGAGTGAGTATCAGGAACGTCATAGTGTGAGCCGATTAGTTGGTGCGCCTCCTGGGTATGTGGGTTATGATGAAGGTGGCCAGCTAACTGAAGCGGTTCGTAGAAAACCCTATTCTGTTATTCTGCTAGACGAGATCGAAAAAGCGCATCCGGACACGTTTAACATCCTGCTTCAGGTTTTAGACGAAGGTCGTTTGACGGATAATAAAGGACGTCTGGCTGATTTTAAAAACACGATTATCATTATGACTTCTAATATGGGAAGTCAGATCATACAGGATAAGTTTGAAAACTTAAAAGGAAGTATTGAATCGGCTACTGAATCTGCAAAGGTTGAAGTTTTAGGATTACTGAAACAAACTGTCCGTCCGGAATTTATCAACCGTATCGACGAGATTGTGATGTTTACACCTTTAACCGTAGATAATATTTCTAAAATTGTAGGTTTACAGCTGAAGAGCGTTACAAAAATGCTGGCTCTGCAAGGTATTACAATGGACGCAACACCGGAGGCAATCGCTTATTTATCAGACAAGGGCTATGATCCTCAGTTTGGTGCGAGACCCGTAAAACGAATAGTTCAGAGAGAAGTGTTGAATCAGCTGTCGAAAGAAATTCTGGCAGGAAAGATTACGACAGACAGTATCATTTTATTAGATGCTTTTGACGGGCAATTGGTTTTTAGAAATCAAACGCATAAAGAAGAATAA